CGCCAGACCCACAATCTCGCTCCCGAGAACAACGTCGAATTTGCCAGAGGGAGGAGACCTGCCCTCGACGAGCACTCTCTCCAGTCTAATCAGCTCGTCGCTCAGCCTCTCGCTCAGTCTCCACGAGTCGAGCAGCTCTGGACCCCCCGAGGCCGAGAGCTCGTACCATCTATTGAGAGCCCCCTTCTCCGACGAGAGCGCCAGATTGTAGAAGTAGGAGCTCCTGGGCGTGTAGGACCGCACCATCCCCCCATCGCTGTTAACGATTAGTTTCTCCTCTACCCAAACGAGCACGTGCTGATATAGCACGCTGACCTTTACTCTCGAGGCAGAGCTCGAGACGCCGCTCCAGAGCTCCCTCGCGAGAGACGAGAGCTCTTCGCGAGAGACCGCGAGGGGGTCCTTCTTCGGCCTCACCGCGACGTCGGCTCTCCCCAGCCTCTCCCGCGAGAACTCGACGGGTCGTCTGACGTGCGCTGACAGCGCCCTGGCCGAGGAGTAGGCGGCCTCGGCCGCTCTCCTAGCCTCCTCTCTCGTCAGGCGGGAGGTCGACGTAAAGCTCAGGGCTCCGTCGACGATGACTCTGACGGCGAGCCCGAGAAATCTGCGAGCCTCGACTCCCACGAGTGACTCGTTCCTCGCGTGGAGCCCCGTTCCGACGATCGAGTGGACTCTGGCCTCCGCGTAATCCGCCCCGAGCTCGAGGGCTCTCTCCACGGCCAGCTCCGCTAGATCCTCCAAGAGCTTCGACCGCTACGGGGGTAGATCGCTCAAAGATAATAGAGTTTCAATAGCTTATGCTCTGGAGGGAGGGGCGATCGTGCCCGCGGCTCTCGAGGGGAAGCTGAAGGTCGATCGAGCGACTCTAGCCCAAATAGTGAGAGAGCTCAAGACGTGGAAGGCCCCGGCCACCACTCTGCTCTCGCTCTACGTCCCGCCCGGCAGGCCCGTCAGCGACGTGATCTCGTTGCTGAGGCAGGAGCTCAGCATAACGGATAACATAAAGCTCAAGAGGACGAAAGACGCCGTCCAAGCGGCTCTAACCATGGCTCTCGAGAGGCTCTCCATGATTCAGAAGATCCCCGAGAACGGCCTAGCCCTATTCTGCGGGAAAGACTCCGATAACAGGGACGAGATATGCGTAGCCTTCTCCCCGCCCGAGGCCGTTCGCGTCTTCTTCTACAGGACCGATAAGTGGTTCCATACTGAGTTCCTCGAGGACATGTTGGAGGAGAAGGAGCTCTACGGCTTGATAATCGTGGAGAGGGACGAGGCCACGATAGGCCTTCTGGCCGGTAACAGGATAACCGTCCTCGACGAGTTGGCCGACTACATTCCCGGCAAACACAGCAAAGGCGGGCAGAGCCAGAGGAGGTACGACAGAATAATCGAGCAGATGGTCGAGGACTTCTACAAGAAGGTGGCCGAGCGAGCCAAAGAGCTCCTGGAGCCCTACTTAGCGCAGGGGAGGCTGAGAGGCCTGCTGATCGGGGGACCTGGCTACAGTAAGAAGGACTTCGTGAGCGGCGAGTACCTCGACCACAGGCTGAGAGCTCTAGTCCTGCCGACGCTCATCGACGTGGCTTACCAGGGGGAGGTCGGGCTGAGGGAAATGGTGCTGAAGGCCGAGAACGTCATCCAAGGCAACAAGTACGCGCGGATCGTCAACAAGATCGAGGAGCTTAAGGTCCACATGGCGAGAGATGATGGACTGGCCGTCTTCGGGGAGAGCGAGGTCTCGAGCGCGATCGAGAGCAGGGTCCTCGAGACCCTGATCGTGGTCGAGGATCACCCCAAGCTAGAGGAGCTGAAGAGCAAGGCCTCGTCCTCCGGGGCTGAGGTGGTGATAGTACCGAGCAGCATCCCCGAGAACGAGTGGCTCTCGAGAGCCTTCGGGGGGGTCGCTGGCGTGCTCAGACTCAAAGCCCGGGGCGGCTCCTGAGCGGGGACTCTCGAGCTCAGATCTTCTCCTCGAGCGGGACCTCGAGCTTCAAAGTCGTTACGAGCTCCTTGTATCTGTTCCTCACCGTGACTTCGGTCACGCCGGCGACGTTGGCTATCTCCTTCTGAGTCCTCCTCTCGTTCTCGAGCAGGGTAGCCAGGTATATGGCGGCGGCCGCGAGGCCCGCCGGGTCCTTGCCGGCCGTTATGGCGTGCTCCCTAGCGGCCTCGATTATCTCGGCCGCCCTCTTCAGGACCCTACCGCTGAGGCCGAGGAGGCTGCCCATCCTGGGGAGGTAGTCCAGAGGATTGGCGAGAGGTACTCTTATCTGTAGCTCGCGCACCAGAAGCCTGTAGCATCTGGCGACCTCTTTTCTGTTAGACTTCGTGTGGAGGACTATTTCGTCTAAGGAGCGCGGAGCCCTCTTCAATCTGCAGGCCAAATATATCGCCGCGGCGACGACGCTCTCTATGCTCCTCCCCCTCACGAGGCCCCTCTCGACGGCTTTCCTGTAGATTATGGCTGCCTCCTCCTGAACCGACCTAGAGAGCCTGAGCTGATTGGAGAGTCTCTCGAGCTCGTTCATCGCCTGAGCCAGGTTCCTATCGATGCCGCTCTGTATTCTGCTCCTGATCTGCCACTTCCTATACCTGAGGAACTCGAGCCTCGTCTTTGGCTCGAGCCTCCTGCCGGTGGCGTCCCTGTCCCTCCAATCTATCATCGTACTGAGTCCTCTGTCGTGTATCGTGGGCGAGAGGGGGCCGCCCACTCTGCTCCTCTTCTCTTTCTCCTCAGGCGTGAACGCCCTCCACTCAGGGCCCTGCTGGACCAGCCTAGACTCTATGATCTCTCCGGTGGCGGCGCAGATGTATTCTCCTCTCTCTGGGTCGAAGACCACGGCGTCGGGCGGGCACTCCGCTGACTCGCTCTTCTCGGGCCGCTCTTCGGCTCTACTCACGGCTCACCAACCTCTAAGTAGAGCGGGATCGCAACCGCGATGCGAGATAGATTTAAAAGCGGCGTCGTGGCTCCTCGAATAAGCTTTTCGCGTCTTGACTTAAATTCATAATGTAAGTTTTTTATTTATAAAAATTCTATGATTTTCAGATAACAATGATGTTCTCCGGGGGGAAGCCCATCTCCTCCAGGATCTCGCGGACGGCCTGCCTGTGATCTCCCTGAAGCTCTATCCTCCCATCTTTAGCCGTTCCGCCGGTCGCTAGCCTAGACTTTAACTGAGAGGCGAGCTTCTTGAGGCTCAGCTCCCTCTCATCGAGGCCCTCGACGATGGTAACTTCTTTGCCAAACTTCCTCTTCTCGAGCCGAATCTTGATGATCTGCTGCTCTCGAGCTAGCTGCTCGCACAACTCCGGGGGAAGACCCGCGCATATCGCGCCGAGCTCGTCTCCGCTGCCCATTACCCTCTTTTGACCTCTCTCCACGCCCGCTTGCTCAGTTTCTGTTATCGACTCGGATATTTATTTGGCACGGTCCTCGCACTCGAGCGCTCCCCTCTCGTAACTGGACACTATATCGAGGATCTCCTCGGGCGAGCGAGCTCTCGCGCACACCTCCGCCTCGACCTGGTCGTCCCCGTAGAGTATGGGGAGGCCGGCCACGGCGAACGCCTCTCTGTCCCACACGCTGTCTCCAACGAAAGCTAGCTCAGAGCGGTTAGCCCTCATCCTCTCGGCAACCTCCAACAGGACCCTCCCCTTGCCGCCCGCCTCGACCCTCGGAATACCCCCCGGTACCAGGCGACCGCGCGAGTCGAAGACGAGCAGGCTGGAGTGCCACTCGTCGGCTTTGACTCTCTTGGCTATCTTCTCGACGAGGACGCTGACGCCGCAGCTCACTATGACGATCTTCCTCCCCTCAGATCTCAGCCTCTCGATAACGTCGAGGAAGCGTGGATCCACGTCGACCCTCTCGAAGACCTTCTCTAGGTCTCTCCTGCTCGCGGTCCCCCCGCTCGCTTTGAGCCAGAGCAGCGTGGATAAATAGAGCCAGTCGTAGTAATCTATCTCGCCTCTCCGAAACATGAGAGCGAGCTCCTCTGCCTCTCTCAGCACTCCGAACCGAGCGTGGACTAGGTCCCAGCTGTTCTTGTGAGGCACCAAGACTCCGTCCATGTCGAAGGCGACGATCTTCACTTTTCTCGGCGTCGTTGAGCTCAACGCGCGGCTCTGCTCCCTTCAGCTTATAGCCCTCCGCCGCGCTAATAAGCGCTGAATCCGCAATGACGAGCTTGCCCCACGTCGGGGCCGGGCGACCTAGCGGATGAGTGCGCGGCGGCTGTCTGAGCGGCGGTGATGCTCCTTGCGCGCGGCGGCCGTATTGGGAGCCTCCGGGTACGCGGGCGGGGAGCTCCTGAGGCTCCTCGCTCTCCACCCCGAGATCGAGGTGAAGAAGGTCTACTCGAGGACCTACAGCGATAAGCCGGTCTATTATGCTCACCCCCACCTGAAGGGCTTCTACGCCAATCTCAGGTTCGAGAACCCGAGCGGGGGGTCACTCCCAGATGTCGACGTGGTCTTCAACGCCTTGCCGCACGGCGAGGGCATACACATCACGGCCAAGTTCGCCGAGGTCGGCACAATAGTCGTCGACCTCAGCGCGGATTACAGGCTCAAGGACCCCGAGAAATATAAGGTCTGGTACGGCTTCGAGCACCCGTACCCCGACCTGCTTTCCAAGTTCGTCTACGGGCTACCCGAGCTGAATCGAGAGGAACTCCGAGGGGCTAAGCTCATAGCATCGCCCGGCTGCAACTCCACGGCGGCTCTGCTGGCCGCGGCCCCCCTCATCAAAGAGGGGATCGCGGACCTAAGCACTCTGATTATAGATGTCAAGGTGGGGAGCAGCGAGGCGGGCAGGAGGCCCTACGAGGGGAGCCACCACCCGGAGAGGGAGGGCGCCATAAGACCGTACGAGGCCTGGGGGCATAGACACCTCGAGGAGTTCCTCCAAGAGGCGTCGAAGCTCGCCGGAGGGAAGAGGATGAGAGCGTCGCTGATTCCGCACGCCGTCTCCAGCGTGCGGGGGGCGCTCGCGAGCGTCCACTCCTGGCTCGCGGTAGACGTAGACGAGAAGGAGCTGTGGAAAGCCTACGCCAGATTCTACCGGGGATCCCCGTTCATCAGAATAACCTATGCCACCCCTCATAAGCTACCCGACGCTAAGAACGTCGTGGGCAGCAACTTCGCCGACGTGGGCTTCGCCTTGGAGAGTTACACCTCGAGGGTCTCGGGATTCGCCGCCATAGACAACTTAGTCAAGGGGGCCTCGGGTCAGGCCATTCAGGCTCTCAACGTGGCTCTGGGCCTCGACGAGACCGCGGGGCTCGTGCTGCCCCCGGTGAGGCCTGCTTAGGTGAGCTCAGCGTGACGATAGTAGTTAAAGTCGGCGGGAGGGTCCTGAAGAGCAACTTCGAGAGACTCTTAGACTCTCTGGCCGCAGCGTGGAAATCTGGGACCAGGCTTGTCTTCGTTCACGGCGGGGGAGACCAGGTCACCGAGTTCTGCCAGAAGCTGGGCATTCAACCCAGATTCCTGGTCAGTCCCAGCGGCATTAGGAGTAGGTACACAAGCTGGGAAGAGCTCGAAGTCTACCTCATGGTCATGGCCGGCCTCGTCAACAAGAGGCTAGTGGCCGGCTTGCTGGCACGCGGGGTCAAGAGCGTGGGGCTGAGCGGGCTCGACGGAGCGCTCGTGATTGCCGAGAGGAAGAAAAAGCTGATAGCGGTCGACGAGAGGGGCAGGAAGATGTTGGTTGAGGGAGGCTACACGGGCAAGATAACGAGCGCGGACGCCTCGCTCATCGAGCGCCTCCTGGAGCTCGGCCACGTCCCCGTGATCGCGCCAATAGCCTACGGAGACGGCGTCCCCCTCAACGTGGACGGAGACCAGATGGCGGCCAGGCTCGCCGAGGCTCTCAGGACCGAGGCTCTCGTGTTGCTCACAGATGTGCCGGGAGTATTCGTGAACGGCTCCCTCGTCGAGAGGCTCTCGCCCTCCGAGGCCTCGCTGCTCGCCGAACGAGTGGGGCCTGGCATGAATAGGAAGCTCGCTCTGGCGGCCGAAGCCGTCTCGCGCGGCGTGGGCCGAGCCGTCATAGCCAGCGGCCTCACGGAGGACCCCATCGGGGAGGCCTTGAGAGGAGGTGGCACGGTGATTGTCGGAACGGAGCGACTCTAGCCCCCTGAGGCTCGACGAGAAGGACCTGGAGCTGTTGGAACTCCTCAAGAGGAACTCGAGGATCTCTTACAGAGAGCTCGCCGAGAGGCTCGGCGTCAGCAAGACCGCCGTGAAGAAGAGGGTCGATAAGCTCGTCGGCTCGGGCATCATCAAGAGATTCACCATAGAGTACGAGATCGCTCAAAAGGTCAAGGCGGTAGTGCTACTCAAGGTCCTCCCAGGCTACGACGTCCCCGCCGTCGCTAAGAAGATCGCCGAGCTGGACATGGCAGATCAAGTCTACGAGGTGGCCGGAGAGTACGACGTGGTGGTCGTGGCATCGACGCCGAACATTCAGACAATAAATAAGCTCGTGGACTCCCTCAGAAGGACCGAGGGAGTGGCCTCGACTAATACTCTCATCGTTTTGAGAGCTTGGTGAGGCCCGGCTCTCTCGCGCCGCGACTCTCACCGCTCATCGCTCCTCGCGAGCCAGAGGAGAGAGGCCAGAGAGAGGGCCTCGACTAACGCGACATAGAGGAGCAGCGAGGATTCGCGACTCAGGAGGGAAGAGAAGACGAAGCCCCCGGCTGACCACGAAGCCCCCGTCATTAGGCCGAAGGTGCCATAGGCCATCGATCTGTCGCGCGGCTCCACGAGATCCGCGACGGCCGCTCTCATGTTGGTTTCGTAGAGACCCATCACTACCCCCCAGAGGGCTCCGACGACGTAGAGAGAAGCCGAGATCTCCGAGCGAAACATGAAGAGGGGGATCAGAGTGACGAGCAAGGGAGCAGGGGTGAGGCTCTTCAGGCCGAGCTTATCGTACATAATGCCAGCCGGCAGAGCTACTAGCGCGTCGACCGCCATGGCCACGGAGTACGCGAGGGCTATATCAGACGCAGAGGCAAGTTTCTCCGAGGCTATGTACATCGACGCGATGGACCAGTGAATATAGCCAGCCAGAAGCAGAGAGGACGACGCCGTGTAGAGCCAGAACCTCCTCGGGAGGCCTCTGAGGCCAGCGGACGGCGCGGACCCGCGATCCACAGACTTTATCTTGGGATACATCAGTGCGGCCGCGGCGACGAGTCCCACTGACGCCGCGGCCGGCAGCGAGAGGGACAAAAACGCCAGGGAGTAGCCGCCCGCGTTCAAAGCCCGAGAGACCGCCAGGGGACCGGCGAAGGCTCCCACCTGATCTAATACCTCGTGGATCCCAAAGCCCTTGCCCCGCCCAATGCTCGAGGAGACCTCGGCCAGTATCGTCTCTCGAGCCGGGGTTCTGAGCCCCTTGCCCACTCTCTCGGCCAGGTACAACGCCACGGCGATTTCCCACTGACCGGCGAAAGCCAAGAGAGGCACGACGACGAGGTTGACGGCGTAGCCCGCTATCACGATTGCCCAGAGCACAGTCGATGACATGAATGCCGCGGCTACGTAGCCTCCCAAAAATCTCATCGCGTAGCTCAGGAGCTCTCCGCTCCCGACGATAGCTGCCATCAATGGGGCGGCGCCGAGGCTCTCGAGAAACGGCCCGCTGACGGACCTAGCCCCCTCGTAGGCCACGTCGGCCGTTAGCGAGACCAGGCCCAGGAGCAGGAGCACAGCCAGCTCTCTCCTCATCGAGAGCGGCGACCTCCGCGTTCGCGCGAAACGCTTCCCCGACTAAAAACCTGCGTGAGCCTGCCGGTCGAGCAGCGAGCTTCCCGGAGCTTCGAGTCCCGCGGCTAGCTTTTTTGGGTCAATTCGAGCCTACGAACTCTCGGGGCTTGGGGATCGCCGCGCATGTACAGAGACCGCGTGGAGTACTCGGAGAGCGTTCTCGAGATCGCGTGGAGAAGGGGAGACGTCGAGGTCAACGAGTCTAGATCGTCGGCTAGAGCCGTGAGGCTTGCCACAAATAGAGGCTGGGTCATCTGCTCGACGACGAGACCCGTGGCCTGGGACGTCCTAGAAGAAGAGGCCCTCCGTCTAGCGGGGAGCGAGAGAGCGGAGAGCTCGGCCGAGTTGGCCGAAGCCTCCCTCTACGTGGGCAGAGTGATGCTCGGCGAGAGCTCCGCCGATCCCCTGGGCGAGGGCATGAGAGCGGTCGACCTCGCCAGAGCTCTCTTGGAGGAGAAGGGCCTCACCGGCGAGGTTGTGCTAGTGTTCTCGGAGACCGAGAGGAGGTTGGAGCACCCGTCGGGCTCTGCCTCGGAGAGAAAGACCTTGAGCGAGCTCTACGTGTACGCCGACGCCAGGCTCGAGGGGTCTAGGGCCGTGGGCTCAGCTCACGCGGCGGTGCTGGGGCCTCCCTCGAAGATCTCCCCCAAGAGCGTGGAGTCTCTCGTCGAGAAGGCGGCGAGGAGGGCTCTCTGGGGCCTGAGAGCCAAGAAGCTGAGCCCCCTCGAGCGAGGCCCCAAGACCGTGCTATTGATGGGGGAAGCGAGTGCGGCCTTCTTCCACGAGCTCTCTCACCTCCTCGAGGCGGACGTCCCCGAGCATATCGCGCTCGGCACGCTCGTCTCGAGCAAGAGTCTGACCGTGTACGATGACCCCTTCGACCCCGAGAGCCCAGCCTCCGTGTTCTTCGACGACGAGGCCGTGTCGGCGAGGAAGAGGACGTTGGTAGAGGATGGAGTAGCGGTTGGCCTCCTCCACACGAGAGAGACGGCCTCTCTCCACGGCGACGCGCCGGGCTCAGCTCGAGGCCTCTTCCATAGGCCTAAAGCCATGCAATCGACGATAGTAGTCAGCTCCGGGGACAACTGGAGGGAGAGCGAGATAGTCGAGGAGACCAGGAGCGGGCTGCTGATCGATGGAGTCGTGGAGGCCGAGCTCCGCGGAGGCACGGTAAGGCTCGTCCCGGAGGAGGCGTGGATCGTGGCGAAGGGGGAGGTGAGAGAGCCGATCAAGCTGGAGGAGCTCAAGCTCCCCCTGCTCCACTCTCTCACGAGGATAGACGCGGTGGGGAGGGCCGCTTATCTGAGGGCCTCCTACGAGAAGAAGCATTTAGTGGCCGAGAGGGCTCCGTGGGTGAGGACCGTAGCCTACGTGGCCTGACCCTGCTCCAGTGCCCTCAGGTAGTCTAGAACGTCGGTCATCATCACCTTCGCCGTCCTCCAAGCGGGACCGGCGGGGCCCTCTAGGTAAATTATCTCGCCCTCCACCTCGATCGCCACCGCGTTCCTGGCGCCAGAGAGACGAGACATAGGGTCAGCGGCAGGCAGCTCTAAGGGGGTCACCTCGGCTCTCTCCCCCTCGACGTCGATGGAGGCCACGTATTTGACCCTCGCCCCCCGCCTGAGCGCGGCTCTCACCTCATCTTCGTCGACCGAGCTCAGAGGAGTCCTCCGCACTTCTCTCATCGTCATGCGCAGACCCAGCTCGCATCCTACTATGGCGATCTTCGCAGCCGGGTCGAGGCCCTCCAGGTCGATGGCCGGGTCTGGCTCGGTCAGGCCCTCCTGAGCCGCCCTGCTTACTGCGTCACCGTAGCTGAGGCCGCTCTCTATGAGTGTGAGCACGTAGTTGGTCGTCGCATTGAGCACGCCCAGCACGCGAGATACCTCCCTCCCTCTGAGCCCTCTCACGGCGTCGAGCACGGGCGTCCCGGCGGCGACCGTAGCTCTGTAGCCTACAAAGAGCCCCCTCCTCTCCGCTTCCCTTAGGAGACCCCAATAGTCTAGGGCGAGGCCCGTCTTGTCAGCCGTGACGACGCTTACTCCGAGCTCCACGAGGCCGCGATAGATGGAGAGGTTCGGCTCACCCGTCTCGTAGGAGGGGGGCAGAGCCACGAGAGCCAAGTCGACGTTGGCCTCTTCCACCGCGTCCAGCGCGCTCACCCCCGGGGCGAAGGACGGGTGAGCGTCGAGCCTCAGCCCTCGCTCTGAGAGCTCGAGCAATGACCTCAGGTCTCCCTCGCTCTGGACCATTACAGCCCCCCTCGACGAGGAGACCGCGGCCACCTCGACGCGGCCTCGGAAGCGCCGCTCTAGCTCGAGCAGAGCTCTCCGCCCCACTCCTCCGAAGCCGATGAGCGCGACTCTACTGACCAAGGCGCAGAGTTACCTCGGTTGAGGCTCTCGGCTGAGAGCATTATATTGGCGGCGAGCTCGAGCGTAGGAGCGCGCCTAGGCGGAGAGGCGTGGCTCCGTGGAGGACCAACGCAGCGCGAGCTCCGACGAGTTCTCCGAGATAAGGAGAGCGCTCGCGGAGCTCGCGGGGAGCTCGTGGCCTCTGATCTCGAGACACGCGCTCTCGAGACTCAGGAGAGCTCGCCTGCTCCACGCGAGAGCCGCCTGGAGAGTAGAGGTCATCGAGGGGGAGCTCAGGAGCTCTCTGCTCTCTCAGCGTCTCCTCGGGGCGAGGAGGAGAAGAGAGGAGGTCCTCAGATTCGTCAGGATCTCGAGCCGTAGATTGAAATGCACGTGTGAAGACGCGATTTTCACGGCGTCCATAGCTGAGAGAAGGCTCCCTCGAGCGGCCGAGGCGGCGGGCCTCTCGATAGAGATCCCGAGCGGAGCGCTAGCTGGTTACTGCCTCTGCAAACACGTGATCTCGGAGTTGGCCAGAGCGCTGAGGCGCGGCCTGGTGAAGCTCGAGGGCGAGACGCTCGAGACGCTCGCCGTGGCTCTCCTAGCACTCTCGCTCAGATGCGTCGGCGGGGAGGAGGTCGCGAGCGGCATGAGGGGTCTTCTGTCGAGAGGGCTGAGAACGCTGGTCTCGAGAGGGGAGGTCAGGCTCCTCAATTGATGCAGCCCACGGTCTTCAGGTGCTCTCGCACTACGTGAGAGAGAGAGTCCTCGTCGACGGGCCCGGGGATCCTCATCGCCATCCTCCCGTCGACGAACAAGACCGTCTGAGGAACCGATAACACCATCATCTGTTGCGCGATCAGGGGGGCCTCGGCGGCGTTCACCCTGACGAAGGCCGCCCTGCCCTTATATTCCGAAGCCACTCTCGCGAAGACCGGCTCGAAGAAGTAACAGTAGGGGCAGTCGGGCGTGTAGAACGTGACGACAACTACTCTGCATCCCCTCAGGATCCTCCTGAGCTCGCTGGAGCGGGTCGCCTCTATGACGGTCGGCCCGAGAAGCCCCGGAGAGCAGCACTGCTCCTCCAGCTCCTCGAGCTCTCTCGGGGGGCCCGAGAAGGTCTCGCGCGCGAGCCTCTCGAGCAGCTCCTCGAGCTCCCGATCTACGTGCTCGCTCAACCCGCACACCAGCGCTAATGTCACGTAGGGGCTAAGCGAGTTATAAGGCTCTCGGGCTCACCCTCTCCCCGGTGGCTCGATAATGAGCAGCGAAATAGATATCGAGGCGTTCTCGAAGATAGACCTGCGCGTGGGGCTTGTAGAGAGCGCCGAGAGAGTCGAGGGGACCAAGCTCATCAGGCTCACGGTGTACCTCGGCGAGGAGCTCGGGAGGAGGCAGGTCGTGGCTGGGATAGGAGAGTATTACTCGCCCGAGCAACTCGTTGGCAGAAAGGTGATAGTCGTGGCTAACTTGAGACCCAAGAAAATACGCGGGCTCGTCAGCCAGGGCATGATATTGGCCGCGGGGTGTGGCCAAGGCGAGAGGCCCGTGGTGCTCGTGCCAGAGAACGAGGCCGCGGCCAGGCCGGGCTCCAAGGTCTGTTGAGCTCTCGCTGGCATCTCCTCCGCGACTCGCGCCTACGCCCTCGGGTTCCCGCCTCGGCGCGGAAATCGTCGAGACCTCGTCGCCGCTAACGATGAAAAACACTTCACAACCCCTGCTCCCGGATCTCGGCGACTTTATCGCCCCGGGCCTCAACTCGCCCTCTATCCCTTCCTCAGCGGAGCGGCGGCTCTCATCCGAAGCCGCGCAGACGACAGCAAACCCTTCGCGCGGGCCTCCTCGTCGTATCCACCGAGAAGCTATCACTGCGCGTCGAGGGGCTTCGAGCCTCACGCCATAGCCAACTCTCTTGATCGCTTCGACCGCCTCTCGGCTTCAGCCTCGAGGGGTCGCAGCGAACTCCGTCCTCCCCGGTCGCGGGCTCACCGAGGCCTCGGCTCCCGCCTTGCGTAGGCTCAGCCTCGCGCGAGGGCGCACGACGCGTGGTACGTTCCCTTAGCTCAATGAATCTCCCCTCGACCTCAGCAGCATCAGTGCCTCGCTGCCCTTTCTCATCGCGTACTTCTCCGGGCTCTCCTCTCAAAATTCTCGTTTGTAAACGCTCGAGCAAAAGCGGTGGACTCCGCCTCGTACACGGTGTTGTGCGGAGCCCTCGAGGCGTCGGCCTCCATGCCGCAGAAAGGATCGATCTCGACCAAGATCTTTCCTCTCTCGAAGAGCTTCAGCGAGCTTTCATATCTCTGTTATCGCGGTCGAGCCTCAGCTCAGCAGAGAACCCGTGAGAGCTGCGTAGAGGACGACGTAGAGCCGGAGAGCGTAGGAGAGCGAACGAGGCCCCTATTCCTCTCCTGCGCGCGAGCAGCCCGAGGATCAGGCCCGCGACCAAAGCCGCCAGCACCAACGTGACGAGGCCCGAGACGAGGTGGA
The Fervidicoccaceae archaeon genome window above contains:
- a CDS encoding TldD/PmbA family protein, whose translation is MYRDRVEYSESVLEIAWRRGDVEVNESRSSARAVRLATNRGWVICSTTRPVAWDVLEEEALRLAGSERAESSAELAEASLYVGRVMLGESSADPLGEGMRAVDLARALLEEKGLTGEVVLVFSETERRLEHPSGSASERKTLSELYVYADARLEGSRAVGSAHAAVLGPPSKISPKSVESLVEKAARRALWGLRAKKLSPLERGPKTVLLMGEASAAFFHELSHLLEADVPEHIALGTLVSSKSLTVYDDPFDPESPASVFFDDEAVSARKRTLVEDGVAVGLLHTRETASLHGDAPGSARGLFHRPKAMQSTIVVSSGDNWRESEIVEETRSGLLIDGVVEAELRGGTVRLVPEEAWIVAKGEVREPIKLEELKLPLLHSLTRIDAVGRAAYLRASYEKKHLVAERAPWVRTVAYVA
- a CDS encoding thioredoxin family protein, with amino-acid sequence MCGLSEHVDRELEELLERLARETFSGPPRELEELEEQCCSPGLLGPTVIEATRSSELRRILRGCRVVVVTFYTPDCPYCYFFEPVFARVASEYKGRAAFVRVNAAEAPLIAQQMMVLSVPQTVLFVDGRMAMRIPGPVDEDSLSHVVREHLKTVGCIN
- the metG gene encoding methionine--tRNA ligase subunit beta, with protein sequence MSSEIDIEAFSKIDLRVGLVESAERVEGTKLIRLTVYLGEELGRRQVVAGIGEYYSPEQLVGRKVIVVANLRPKKIRGLVSQGMILAAGCGQGERPVVLVPENEAAARPGSKVC